In the genome of Bacillota bacterium, the window ACGCTGTACTACCAACGTTAACTATGGAAACCCCGTATTTTGTTAATTTTTTTTCTATTAATTTTGCTATCGCTGGAAAAATTATATTTTCTGCATCTCCTTCTACTATCAACACTCCTTTTGCAAAAAACAGATTCGCCTTTGTGGCATCCAAAAATCTCTCCAGAAAAAGATAATCACCATCTTTTAATTCCGTTGTCCCTTTTCTCAACGGGAACGAGGTGTTTTCGGCAAATATAAACAAGTTGTCTAATTTTACGTGCGATGCCAAATTAATGCTATGCGTCGTCAAAATTATTTGGATGTTAGAATCATCACTATTACAAAGATTCTGCAAATACTCTATGACTCGAAGCTGTGCCTGTGGATGCAAATGTGCTTCTATTTCCTCAATTAAAGCCAATTTTAATCCAGGTTCGGTTTTGTTCCGGAGTAACAATAATTCGGTAGAAATATATAATTGATTATAAGAACCATGACCTGGTTTTGGTTTATTAAGTACTAAATCTAATTTTTCTAAGATTGCCTTTAGTTTTGGATCTGTAATGTTAATATATGATTTCAATATATTATCGTTATCCGAGAATTCATATAAAAATGTATTCAAGATTTTTAATACTTTTTCATCATTACTATCTTCCCTATAATTGAAGTATTCTTTTATTTCTGCATTAGCATTTTTCATAATTCTTACCAGCTCATGTGATTCCTCATCTTTAAACTCCGGGTGTGCGTACAATATTTGTGAAAGCCTGGAATTTCTCCTGGCAGCAAGCTCGATTTCAGCATCTCTTAATGGTTTTAAATATGTAGCACGCAATAACTCTTTTGCCTTACTACTTAATATTTGACCCTCTTCATCCAGACCTGCTCTAATATCATCCACAAAGATTTTATCCTTCCCATCTCTTTTTGCTGAAAATATTAATCTTAGGAAGAATTTCTTTTCATCATCAATGCCAAGCCATTCCAAGAAATCTTTTGCTTCATATTCGTTAAACCCTCTTATAATGCATTCAATTTTCATAAAACGCGAATCTTCATGAAAATCCTCTTTATATATTCTGAAGAATTCTCCACTTTGGGTTGAAAGCACCAACCTGATAGCATCTATAACACACGTTTTACCGGAATCATTCTCACCAATTAAGACATTTAGTCCTTTATTGAATTTAATTGTAATTCCCGGTTCTCCATTTTCTCCTC includes:
- a CDS encoding AAA family ATPase, yielding MFLDEIRITNFRKFGGGENGEPGITIKFNKGLNVLIGENDSGKTCVIDAIRLVLSTQSGEFFRIYKEDFHEDSRFMKIECIIRGFNEYEAKDFLEWLGIDDEKKFFLRLIFSAKRDGKDKIFVDDIRAGLDEEGQILSSKAKELLRATYLKPLRDAEIELAARRNSRLSQILYAHPEFKDEESHELVRIMKNANAEIKEYFNYREDSNDEKVLKILNTFLYEFSDNDNILKSYINITDPKLKAILEKLDLVLNKPKPGHGSYNQLYISTELLLLRNKTEPGLKLALIEEIEAHLHPQAQLRVIEYLQNLCNSDDSNIQIILTTHSINLASHVKLDNLFIFAENTSFPLRKGTTELKDGDYLFLERFLDATKANLFFAKGVLIVEGDAENIIFPAIAKLIEKKLTKYGVSIVNVGSTALLRYARIFMRKDELKMKLPVAVVADCDQAVYGVKEIDGEKQISCLIDNEIENSRKVKEKHDSIRERYEKDNVKAFVSPQWTLEFDIACSCLKTKLHAAIKMAEDYEKLDKKDGQTIKESTEYLEEAREEIQSWNNLDMFEIAKNITEKVVIRKSISKAVVAQCFAKILSESNFSDEEIKNIRNDIYLKYIVDAIDYVTRGQK